A genomic stretch from Arthrobacter sp. KBS0702 includes:
- a CDS encoding metal ABC transporter permease, whose amino-acid sequence MDLDSVLHSIFNFENYGELLVLVQNSIWAGAVLGLLGGLVGTFVMKRDLAFAVHGISELSFAGAAFALLVGADVVLGSLAGSVVAALLLGLMGVRARDKNSTIGVLMPFGLGLGILFLSLYEGRAANKFGLLTGQIVSVGTVQLQVLAGAAVVVMLALVAIWRPLTFASVDPRVAAARGVPVRGLALGFMLLLGVSVALSIQIVGALLVLALLITPAAAALRVTSSPRLVVLLSIVFAVTATVGGILLALGGRLPISPYVTTLSFLIYVACRVIGGIRAKRGLNGRVVRPAPAPA is encoded by the coding sequence ATGGATCTGGACAGCGTGCTCCATTCAATCTTCAACTTCGAGAACTACGGCGAACTGCTCGTGCTGGTGCAGAACTCCATCTGGGCCGGCGCGGTGCTGGGACTGCTCGGCGGCCTGGTGGGCACCTTCGTGATGAAGCGCGACCTGGCCTTCGCGGTGCACGGCATTTCCGAGCTCTCCTTCGCCGGCGCGGCCTTTGCCCTGCTGGTCGGTGCCGACGTCGTGCTCGGCTCGCTCGCCGGTTCGGTGGTGGCGGCGCTGCTGCTGGGGCTGATGGGTGTCCGGGCCCGGGACAAGAACTCGACCATCGGCGTGCTTATGCCCTTCGGCCTCGGCCTGGGCATCCTTTTCCTCTCGCTCTACGAAGGCCGGGCGGCGAACAAGTTCGGCCTGCTTACCGGCCAGATCGTGTCCGTCGGCACGGTGCAGCTGCAGGTGCTCGCCGGCGCCGCCGTCGTCGTGATGCTGGCCCTGGTGGCCATCTGGCGTCCGCTGACTTTCGCGAGTGTGGACCCCCGGGTGGCCGCGGCGCGCGGTGTCCCGGTGCGCGGGCTGGCGCTGGGTTTTATGCTGCTGCTGGGCGTGAGCGTGGCGTTGTCCATCCAGATTGTCGGCGCCCTGCTGGTGCTGGCGCTGCTGATCACCCCGGCCGCCGCGGCCCTGCGGGTGACTTCATCGCCTCGGCTTGTGGTGCTCCTGAGCATCGTCTTCGCCGTGACGGCGACAGTGGGCGGCATCCTGCTGGCCCTCGGCGGCCGGCTTCCCATCAGCCCGTACGTCACCACGCTGTCCTTCCTGATCTACGTGGCGTGCCGCGTGATCGGTGGCATCCGGGCGAAGCGGGGTCTCAACGGCCGGGTGGTGCGGCCCGCACCGGCGCCGGCCTAG
- a CDS encoding metal ABC transporter ATP-binding protein yields MTPVVSLRGASLKFGTRTLWENLDLDINPGEFFAVLGPNGSGKTTFLKVLLGLQELTSGTAVLAGQPIARGNPRIGYIPQQESLDPDTPLRARDLVGLGVDGHRWGIRLGGAKVNRKIDRLLEQVGALDYAKVPVGQLSGGEQQRLRVAQALATDPSVLLCDEPLLSLDLQHQQAVSALINEQCHEQNSAVVFVTHEINPIMDYVDRVLYLAGGRFQVGTPGEVMTTEVLSKLYGSRVEVVHANGRMIVAGIPEAATHHHEDAHAVAGEVG; encoded by the coding sequence TTGACACCCGTAGTGAGCCTGCGCGGAGCCTCCCTGAAGTTCGGCACGAGGACCCTGTGGGAGAACCTGGACCTGGACATCAATCCGGGGGAGTTCTTCGCCGTCCTCGGCCCGAACGGCAGCGGCAAGACCACCTTTCTCAAGGTCCTGCTTGGCCTGCAGGAACTGACGTCCGGCACCGCTGTCCTGGCCGGCCAGCCCATCGCCCGGGGCAACCCGCGGATCGGCTACATCCCGCAGCAGGAATCCCTCGACCCCGACACGCCGCTGCGCGCCCGGGACCTCGTGGGCCTCGGGGTGGACGGCCACCGCTGGGGGATCCGGCTCGGCGGGGCCAAGGTGAACCGCAAGATCGACCGGCTCCTCGAACAGGTGGGCGCGCTGGACTATGCCAAGGTTCCGGTGGGCCAGTTGTCCGGCGGGGAGCAGCAGCGGCTGCGGGTGGCGCAGGCCCTCGCGACAGACCCCAGCGTCCTGCTCTGCGATGAGCCCCTGCTGTCCCTGGACCTCCAACACCAGCAGGCCGTCAGCGCCCTGATCAACGAGCAATGCCACGAGCAGAACAGTGCCGTGGTGTTCGTGACGCACGAGATCAACCCGATCATGGACTACGTGGACCGGGTCCTGTACCTTGCCGGCGGACGCTTCCAGGTGGGCACCCCCGGTGAAGTCATGACCACCGAGGTCCTGTCCAAGCTCTATGGCAGCCGGGTGGAAGTGGTCCACGCCAACGGGCGGATGATCGTGGCCGGCATTCCGGAAGCCGCCACGCACCACCACGAGGACGCCCACGCGGTTGCCGGGGAGGTCGGCTAG
- a CDS encoding metal ABC transporter solute-binding protein, Zn/Mn family, producing the protein MRRSAAAVVLAGLSSLLLTACGPTSGGDRPGAGDGVVEVVASTSVYGDIVRSVGGGKVRVTSIINRTSQDPHSYEATTQDKLAVSKAELVVENGGGYDDFLHKLAQDTGLQDQNLLNAVDTSGLASAAGSASPDADGHSHAPAGFNEHVWYSTAAMGRLADALADKLGALEPSSAGDFRNNAAALKQKLAGLDTRLSGLKATAAHGGVAVTEPVPLYLLEAAGLENRTPPEYSAAIESGSDVPPAVLRSAVDVVKSGGIRLLAYNPQTEGPQTLALKDAAVAAGVSVVDFSETLPEGKGYLEWMSDNVDALAKALGQR; encoded by the coding sequence GTGCGCCGTTCCGCCGCCGCTGTTGTCCTTGCCGGCCTCAGCAGCCTCCTGCTGACCGCCTGCGGCCCGACGTCGGGCGGCGACCGGCCCGGCGCTGGCGATGGTGTGGTGGAGGTGGTTGCCTCCACGAGTGTGTACGGCGACATCGTCCGCAGCGTCGGCGGCGGCAAGGTCCGGGTGACCTCGATCATCAACCGGACCAGCCAGGACCCGCACTCGTACGAGGCCACCACGCAGGACAAGCTGGCCGTCTCCAAGGCCGAGCTGGTCGTGGAGAACGGCGGCGGCTACGACGACTTCCTGCACAAGCTGGCCCAGGACACCGGGCTGCAGGACCAGAACCTGCTCAACGCCGTGGACACCTCCGGGCTGGCCTCCGCCGCCGGATCGGCCTCGCCCGACGCCGACGGCCACAGCCACGCCCCCGCGGGATTCAACGAACACGTCTGGTACAGCACCGCCGCGATGGGCCGGCTGGCCGACGCGCTGGCGGACAAGCTGGGCGCACTCGAGCCGTCCTCGGCCGGGGACTTCCGCAACAACGCCGCAGCCCTGAAGCAGAAACTCGCGGGATTGGACACCCGGCTCTCCGGACTCAAGGCCACCGCGGCCCACGGCGGGGTCGCCGTCACCGAGCCGGTCCCGCTCTACCTGCTGGAGGCTGCGGGACTTGAGAACCGGACTCCACCCGAATACAGCGCCGCAATCGAATCCGGCTCGGACGTACCGCCCGCCGTGCTGCGGTCCGCCGTCGACGTCGTGAAATCCGGTGGCATCCGGCTGCTCGCCTACAACCCGCAGACGGAAGGCCCCCAGACGCTCGCGCTCAAGGACGCGGCCGTCGCCGCCGGCGTTTCCGTGGTGGACTTCAGCGAGACGCTGCCGGAGGGCAAGGGCTACCTTGAGTGGATGTCCGACAACGTGGACGCGCTGGCCAAGGCCCTCGGCCAGCGCTAG
- a CDS encoding hemolysin family protein, whose translation MNDWLGILWLAVLLLGNAFFVAAEFAVMSARRSQIEPLAESGSKRAQTTLRAMENVSLMLACAQLGITVCSLLILQVAEPAIHHLMAAPLEAVGVPTEMADVVAFAIALLAVTFLHVTFGEMVPKNISVSVADKAALLLAPPLMFIARAVRPVIVALNWSANHILKLMRIEPKDEVTSSFTLEEVQSIVQESTRHGLVDDDAGLITGALEFSEHTASQVMVPLEKLVMLKAATTPEEFEKSVSRTGFSRFPMLDEDGMLSGYLHIKDVLSIPEAGYQHPIAESRIRSLANLAMDDEIEKAMSVMQRTGSHLARVIGPDGHTQGVLFLEDVIEQLVGEIRDATQATGYRRLGQE comes from the coding sequence GTGAACGACTGGCTGGGAATCCTGTGGCTGGCAGTGCTGCTGCTGGGCAATGCCTTCTTCGTGGCGGCCGAATTCGCCGTTATGTCCGCCCGCCGCAGCCAGATTGAGCCCCTCGCCGAGTCCGGATCCAAGCGGGCCCAGACGACGCTGCGGGCGATGGAAAACGTCTCACTCATGCTGGCCTGCGCCCAGCTGGGCATCACGGTCTGCTCCCTGCTGATCCTGCAGGTGGCCGAGCCCGCCATCCACCACCTGATGGCGGCCCCGCTGGAGGCGGTCGGCGTGCCGACCGAGATGGCCGACGTCGTGGCGTTCGCCATCGCCCTGCTGGCGGTCACGTTCCTGCACGTGACCTTCGGCGAGATGGTGCCGAAAAACATCTCGGTCTCGGTCGCGGACAAGGCAGCCCTGCTGCTCGCGCCGCCGCTGATGTTCATTGCCCGCGCGGTCAGGCCGGTCATTGTGGCCTTGAACTGGTCCGCGAACCACATCCTGAAACTGATGCGGATCGAACCGAAGGACGAGGTGACGTCCTCCTTCACGCTCGAGGAAGTCCAGTCGATCGTGCAGGAATCCACCCGCCACGGCCTGGTGGACGACGACGCCGGCCTGATCACCGGTGCGCTGGAGTTCTCCGAACACACGGCTTCCCAGGTCATGGTGCCGCTGGAGAAGCTCGTGATGCTCAAGGCGGCGACAACGCCGGAGGAGTTCGAGAAGTCGGTGAGCCGGACCGGGTTCTCCCGGTTCCCGATGCTCGACGAGGACGGCATGCTCTCCGGCTACCTCCACATCAAGGACGTGCTCTCGATCCCGGAAGCCGGCTACCAGCACCCGATCGCCGAGAGCCGCATCCGGTCGCTGGCCAACCTGGCCATGGACGATGAGATCGAAAAGGCGATGTCGGTCATGCAGCGCACCGGCTCGCACCTCGCCCGGGTGATCGGCCCGGACGGGCACACCCAGGGCGTGCTGTTCCTCGAGGACGTGATCGAGCAGCTGGTCGGAGAGATCCGCGACGCCACACAGGCCACCGGCTACCGCAGGCTCGGGCAGGAATAG
- a CDS encoding hemolysin family protein: MEWLLLGAGLLLILGTGFFVAVEFSLVALDQATVQRAVDNGDTAAAPLLKCLKSLSTQLSSCQLGITLTTLLTGYVMEPSVGKLLEGPLTVLGLPAAGATSVSLVLAMALATLLSMLIGELVPKNMAIALSFPVGKALARPQLVFTAIFKPAIVVLNGFSNKVLNVLGLEAKEEISGARTPAELASLVRRSAAMGTLDERTANFISRTLKFSGRTAADVMTPRIRVETIDSHQPVSDIVEAAKRTGYSRFPVIGESSDDIRGVVHIKKAIAVPVDRRANLEAGAIMTEVLRVPETIHLDGLLAELREGNLQLAVVLDEYGGTAGIATLEDLVEEIVGEVADEHDKVRPGLLQSASGDWYFPGLLRPDELSEQIPGLTVPDEAAYETVGGYVMSQLGRIAAVGDTVDVVGGKLSVTRMDGRRIDRICFKPAPPEPERPTGRNGRIDAAGKAGAA; encoded by the coding sequence GTGGAGTGGCTACTGCTCGGAGCAGGACTGCTCCTCATCCTCGGCACCGGTTTCTTCGTTGCCGTCGAATTCTCCCTGGTCGCGCTCGACCAGGCCACCGTGCAGCGCGCCGTGGACAACGGCGACACCGCCGCGGCCCCGCTGCTCAAATGCCTCAAATCCCTGTCCACCCAGCTCTCCAGTTGCCAGCTCGGGATCACCCTGACCACGCTGCTCACCGGCTACGTGATGGAACCGTCGGTGGGCAAGCTGCTGGAGGGCCCGCTGACCGTACTTGGCCTGCCCGCAGCCGGCGCCACGTCAGTCTCGCTGGTGCTGGCAATGGCGTTGGCCACGCTGCTGTCCATGCTGATCGGCGAACTCGTCCCGAAGAACATGGCCATCGCCCTGTCATTCCCGGTCGGGAAGGCCCTGGCCCGGCCGCAGCTGGTGTTCACCGCAATCTTCAAGCCGGCCATCGTGGTGCTCAACGGCTTCTCCAACAAGGTCCTGAACGTCCTTGGCCTTGAAGCCAAGGAGGAGATTTCCGGGGCCCGCACGCCGGCGGAGCTTGCCTCGCTGGTGCGCCGCTCGGCCGCGATGGGAACCCTGGACGAACGGACTGCCAACTTCATCTCGCGCACTCTGAAGTTTTCCGGGCGGACGGCTGCGGATGTGATGACCCCCCGGATCCGGGTGGAAACCATCGACAGCCACCAACCGGTCTCGGACATTGTCGAGGCCGCCAAACGCACCGGCTACTCACGTTTCCCCGTGATCGGCGAGTCATCGGACGACATCCGCGGCGTGGTCCACATCAAGAAGGCCATCGCCGTTCCGGTGGACCGGCGGGCCAACCTGGAAGCCGGCGCGATCATGACCGAGGTGCTCCGCGTGCCCGAGACTATCCACCTGGACGGCCTGCTCGCCGAACTGCGCGAGGGCAACCTGCAGCTTGCGGTGGTCCTCGACGAATACGGCGGAACGGCCGGGATCGCCACGCTGGAGGACCTCGTGGAGGAAATCGTCGGGGAAGTCGCCGACGAACACGACAAGGTCCGCCCCGGGCTGCTGCAGAGCGCCTCGGGGGACTGGTACTTCCCGGGCCTGCTGCGCCCGGACGAACTCTCCGAACAGATTCCGGGCCTGACCGTGCCGGACGAGGCAGCCTACGAAACCGTCGGCGGGTACGTGATGAGCCAGCTCGGCCGGATCGCGGCCGTGGGCGACACGGTCGACGTCGTCGGCGGAAAGCTCAGCGTGACCCGGATGGACGGACGCCGGATCGACCGCATCTGCTTCAAACCGGCTCCGCCGGAGCCCGAGCGGCCCACCGGACGCAACGGGCGCATTGATGCTGCCGGAAAGGCCGGTGCCGCGTGA
- a CDS encoding GuaB1 family IMP dehydrogenase-related protein: MRFLSEPTTDLTYSDIFLVPSRSDVTSRLDVDLAADDGTGSTIPLVVANMTAVTGKRMAETMARRGGLAVLPQDVPLDVLRSVTAWVKARHAVFETPVSLRESNTVIDALHLMGKRPHGAVVVVDDAGAVAGVVRAADFEGQDRFASLASVMRHQPLVLDAAEFDAGNDAGFGASAPSLRRAFDAMDAAGTDFAPVQRDGVLAGVLTRKGALRSTLYRPSLDAGGALKVAAAVGINGDVAGRAAELLAAGVNVLVLDTAHGHQQKMFDALAAVRSLDPGVPVVAGNVVTAEATRELIRAGADIVKVGVGPGAMCTTRMMTAVGRPQFSAVLECSAAARAAGGRVWADGGVRYPRDVALALAAGASQVMIGSWFAGTHESPGDLQQDASGRQFKESFGMASARAVQNRNQREGAFERDRKALFEEGISTSRMYLDAARPGVEDLLDMITAGLRSSMSYAGAADLAAFRERAVAGIQSAAGYEEGRPVPQSW; this comes from the coding sequence GTGCGTTTCCTGAGTGAGCCGACCACCGACCTGACCTATTCCGACATCTTCCTGGTGCCGTCCCGCTCGGACGTTACCTCGCGGCTCGATGTGGATCTGGCGGCCGACGACGGGACCGGCTCCACCATCCCGCTGGTCGTCGCGAATATGACGGCGGTGACCGGGAAGCGGATGGCCGAGACGATGGCGCGCCGCGGCGGCCTGGCGGTGCTGCCCCAGGACGTGCCGCTGGACGTGCTCCGGAGTGTGACCGCCTGGGTCAAGGCACGCCACGCCGTGTTCGAGACGCCGGTGAGCCTGCGGGAGTCGAACACGGTGATTGATGCGCTGCACCTGATGGGCAAGCGGCCGCACGGTGCGGTGGTGGTCGTCGACGACGCCGGCGCCGTCGCCGGCGTCGTCCGGGCCGCGGACTTCGAAGGGCAGGACCGTTTCGCGTCGCTGGCGTCCGTGATGCGCCACCAGCCGCTCGTGCTGGACGCCGCCGAGTTCGACGCCGGCAACGATGCCGGCTTCGGCGCGTCCGCGCCGTCCCTGCGCCGGGCCTTCGACGCCATGGACGCCGCCGGCACCGACTTTGCCCCGGTGCAGCGGGACGGGGTCCTCGCCGGTGTCCTGACGCGCAAGGGCGCCCTGCGCTCCACCCTGTACCGGCCCTCCCTCGACGCCGGCGGCGCGCTCAAAGTGGCCGCCGCCGTCGGCATCAACGGCGACGTCGCCGGCCGCGCGGCCGAGCTGCTCGCCGCCGGTGTCAATGTGCTGGTGCTGGACACCGCCCACGGCCACCAGCAGAAGATGTTCGATGCCCTGGCCGCGGTCCGGAGCCTGGACCCGGGCGTACCGGTTGTGGCCGGCAACGTCGTCACCGCCGAGGCAACCCGCGAGCTCATCCGGGCCGGGGCAGACATCGTCAAGGTCGGCGTGGGGCCCGGCGCCATGTGCACCACCCGGATGATGACGGCCGTCGGCCGGCCCCAGTTCTCGGCGGTGCTGGAATGCTCGGCAGCGGCGCGTGCCGCCGGCGGCCGGGTCTGGGCCGACGGCGGGGTCCGTTACCCGCGCGACGTGGCGCTGGCCCTCGCGGCCGGCGCGAGCCAGGTGATGATCGGCTCCTGGTTTGCCGGGACGCATGAGAGCCCCGGGGACCTGCAGCAGGACGCCAGCGGCCGCCAGTTCAAGGAGAGCTTCGGGATGGCCTCGGCGCGGGCCGTGCAGAACCGCAACCAGCGCGAGGGCGCCTTCGAAAGGGACCGCAAGGCCCTGTTCGAAGAGGGCATCTCCACCTCCCGGATGTACTTGGATGCCGCCCGGCCCGGTGTGGAGGACCTGCTGGACATGATCACGGCGGGGCTGCGCAGTTCCATGAGCTACGCCGGAGCGGCCGACTTGGCGGCGTTCCGGGAGCGGGCTGTGGCCGGAATCCAGTCCGCCGCGGGCTACGAGGAAGGCCGCCCGGTCCCGCAGAGCTGGTGA
- a CDS encoding multifunctional oxoglutarate decarboxylase/oxoglutarate dehydrogenase thiamine pyrophosphate-binding subunit/dihydrolipoyllysine-residue succinyltransferase subunit: MPEQPSHRLPEEFGGNEWLVDELYERYQQDKNTVDAKWWPLFESFDASDGSSTNGASATAVANPSTRELPTVAPAAAAPAPAAAAPAPAASAASAPAAPAPASAPAAAQKAPATVARDGAKSAESGAGSQPIPAQLPKNIKAPTAPEEDVVSVLRGPAKAIAANMVTSLEVPTATSVRAIPAKLLIDNRVVINSNLARARGGKVSFTHLIGYAVIRALAQFPSMNVYYDVVDGKPVAVQPAHVNFGIAIDMPKPDGTRLLMVPNIKKAETLNFSEFWHTYEDLIKRARNGKLTADDHSGTTVSLTNPGGIGTVHSVPRLSKGQAAIIGVGALDYPAEFQGASEKIIAHNAISKVLTLTSTYDHRVIQGAGSGEFLKLVHQLLLGAQNFYDEIFESLRIPYEPVRWSPDLQVDPADEINKVARIQQLIHSYRVRGHLMADTDPLEYVQRKHPDLDVLTYGLTLWDLDREWPTGGFGGKPMLKFRDILGVLRDAYCRTTGIEYMHIQDPAERKWFQDQLEHPYSKPSRDEQLRIVSKLNAAEAFETFLQTKFVGQKRFSLEGGESLIPLLDAIISDAADDGLDEVAIGMAHRGRLNVLTNIAGKTYAQVFREFEGTQDPRSVQGSGDVKYHLGTEGTFTSDNGKETKVYLAANPSHLEAVDSVLEGIVRAKQDRLDQGESFPVLPIMVHGDAAFAGQGVVAETLNLSQLRGYRTGGTIHVVVNNQVGFTTAPSSSRSSTYSTDVAKMIQAPVFHVNGDDPEAVVRIGQLAYEFRQRFHKDVVIDMVCYRRRGHNEGDDPSMTQPLMYNLIEAKRSVRKLYTESLIGRGDITEEEAEQLLRDYQERLERVFAETHAAQTSPIPIVTADSAAVSDLERPSAQQSDSGVSAPESTAISAETLARIGKAHVEFPEGFTVHAKLKQLLEKRELMSREGGIDWGFGELAAFGSLTMEGVPVRLAGQDSRRGTFVQRHAVFHDRANGDEWMPLGNLSEDQAKLWIYDSLLSEYAAMGFEYGYSVERPDALVLWEAQFGDFVNGAQTIIDEFISSAEQKWGQRSSLVLMLPHGYEGQGPDHSSARIERFLQLCAEENMIVANPTTPASHFHLLRRQAYSRPRKPLIIFTPKQLLRLKAAASSVEDFTTGTFRPVIPEHEQLQADAVERVLLVSGRLYYDLLSTRQKTGDTTTAIVRVEQLYPLPAEEIAAELAKYPNAEVVWAQDEPANQGPWPFIGLNLPDALDRRVRLVSRPASASTAAGSMKRHAAEQDALLKQAFARK; this comes from the coding sequence GTGCCAGAGCAGCCAAGCCACCGTCTACCCGAGGAATTTGGCGGAAACGAGTGGCTCGTTGACGAACTGTACGAGCGGTACCAGCAGGACAAGAACACGGTCGACGCCAAGTGGTGGCCGCTTTTCGAATCCTTCGATGCCAGCGACGGTTCTTCGACCAACGGCGCCTCGGCAACGGCCGTCGCGAACCCGTCCACCCGTGAACTTCCGACGGTAGCCCCGGCCGCCGCGGCACCCGCGCCCGCAGCTGCCGCTCCGGCGCCCGCCGCGTCGGCTGCTTCTGCGCCGGCAGCCCCGGCCCCCGCTTCCGCCCCCGCCGCGGCCCAGAAGGCCCCGGCCACGGTCGCCCGCGACGGCGCCAAGTCCGCCGAGTCCGGCGCCGGCTCCCAGCCCATCCCGGCCCAGCTGCCCAAGAACATCAAGGCCCCCACCGCCCCGGAGGAAGACGTCGTCTCCGTGTTGCGCGGACCGGCGAAGGCCATTGCCGCCAACATGGTGACCAGCCTGGAGGTGCCCACCGCGACAAGCGTCCGGGCCATCCCGGCGAAGCTGCTGATCGACAACCGTGTGGTCATCAACTCCAACCTGGCCCGCGCCCGCGGCGGCAAGGTTTCCTTCACGCACCTGATCGGTTACGCCGTCATCCGGGCGCTGGCACAGTTCCCCTCGATGAACGTGTACTACGACGTCGTCGACGGCAAGCCCGTCGCCGTCCAGCCGGCCCACGTGAACTTCGGCATCGCCATCGACATGCCCAAGCCGGACGGCACCCGCCTGCTGATGGTCCCGAACATCAAGAAGGCGGAGACCCTCAACTTCTCCGAGTTCTGGCACACCTACGAGGACCTGATCAAGCGCGCCCGCAACGGCAAGCTGACCGCGGATGACCACTCGGGCACCACCGTCTCGCTGACCAACCCCGGCGGCATCGGCACCGTGCACTCGGTCCCCCGCCTTTCCAAGGGCCAGGCCGCCATCATCGGCGTCGGCGCGCTCGACTACCCGGCTGAGTTCCAGGGCGCCAGCGAGAAGATCATCGCGCACAACGCCATCAGCAAGGTCCTCACGCTGACCTCCACGTATGACCACCGTGTCATCCAGGGCGCCGGCAGCGGCGAGTTCCTCAAGCTCGTGCACCAGCTCCTGCTCGGCGCGCAGAACTTCTACGACGAGATCTTCGAGTCCCTGCGCATCCCGTACGAGCCCGTGCGCTGGAGCCCGGACCTGCAGGTGGACCCGGCGGACGAGATCAACAAGGTCGCCCGGATCCAGCAGCTGATCCACTCCTACCGCGTCCGCGGCCACCTGATGGCGGACACCGATCCGCTCGAGTATGTCCAGCGCAAGCACCCGGACCTCGACGTCCTGACCTACGGCCTGACGCTGTGGGACCTGGACCGCGAATGGCCCACCGGCGGTTTCGGCGGCAAGCCGATGCTGAAGTTCCGCGACATCCTCGGTGTGCTCCGCGACGCCTACTGCCGCACCACCGGCATCGAATACATGCACATCCAGGACCCGGCCGAGCGCAAGTGGTTCCAGGACCAGCTGGAGCACCCGTACTCCAAGCCGAGCCGTGACGAGCAGCTCCGGATCGTGTCCAAGCTCAACGCCGCGGAGGCTTTCGAGACCTTCCTGCAGACGAAGTTCGTTGGCCAGAAGCGCTTCTCGCTCGAGGGCGGCGAATCGCTGATCCCGCTGCTGGACGCCATCATCTCCGACGCGGCCGACGACGGACTCGACGAAGTGGCCATCGGTATGGCCCACCGCGGCCGCCTGAACGTGCTCACCAACATCGCGGGCAAGACCTACGCCCAGGTCTTCCGCGAATTCGAGGGCACCCAGGACCCGCGCTCCGTCCAGGGTTCCGGCGACGTGAAGTACCACCTGGGCACCGAGGGCACCTTCACCTCGGACAACGGCAAGGAGACCAAGGTTTACCTCGCCGCCAACCCCTCGCACCTTGAGGCCGTGGACTCCGTGCTTGAGGGCATCGTCCGCGCCAAGCAGGACCGCCTGGACCAGGGCGAGTCCTTCCCCGTGCTGCCGATCATGGTGCACGGCGACGCGGCCTTCGCCGGCCAGGGCGTGGTGGCGGAAACGCTGAACCTCTCCCAGCTGCGCGGCTACCGCACCGGCGGCACCATCCACGTCGTGGTCAACAACCAGGTCGGGTTCACCACGGCGCCGTCGTCCTCACGTTCCTCCACCTACTCCACGGACGTCGCCAAGATGATCCAGGCGCCGGTGTTCCACGTGAACGGCGACGACCCGGAGGCCGTGGTCCGCATCGGCCAGCTCGCCTACGAGTTCCGCCAGCGTTTCCACAAGGACGTTGTCATCGACATGGTCTGCTACCGCCGTCGTGGCCACAACGAGGGCGACGACCCGTCGATGACGCAGCCGCTGATGTACAACCTGATCGAGGCCAAGCGTTCGGTCCGCAAGCTCTACACCGAGTCGCTGATCGGCCGCGGGGACATCACCGAGGAAGAAGCCGAGCAGCTGCTCCGCGACTACCAGGAACGCCTCGAGCGCGTCTTCGCCGAGACCCACGCCGCGCAGACCTCGCCGATCCCGATCGTCACCGCCGACTCCGCCGCGGTGTCCGACCTCGAACGGCCGTCCGCCCAGCAGTCCGACTCGGGTGTCAGCGCCCCGGAATCCACCGCGATTTCCGCCGAGACGCTGGCCCGGATCGGCAAGGCGCACGTCGAGTTCCCCGAGGGCTTCACCGTCCACGCCAAGCTCAAGCAACTGCTTGAGAAGCGTGAACTGATGTCCCGCGAGGGCGGCATCGACTGGGGCTTCGGCGAACTCGCGGCCTTCGGCTCGCTCACCATGGAGGGCGTCCCGGTCCGGCTCGCCGGCCAGGACTCGCGCCGCGGCACCTTCGTGCAGCGCCACGCCGTGTTCCACGACCGCGCCAACGGCGACGAGTGGATGCCGCTGGGCAACCTCTCCGAGGACCAGGCCAAGCTGTGGATCTACGACTCCCTGCTGTCCGAATACGCGGCCATGGGCTTCGAATACGGCTACTCGGTGGAGCGCCCGGACGCCCTCGTGCTCTGGGAGGCGCAGTTCGGTGACTTCGTCAACGGCGCGCAGACCATCATCGACGAGTTCATCTCCTCGGCCGAGCAGAAGTGGGGCCAGCGCTCGTCGCTGGTGCTCATGCTGCCGCACGGCTACGAAGGCCAGGGCCCGGACCACTCCTCCGCACGCATCGAACGCTTCCTGCAGCTGTGCGCCGAGGAAAACATGATCGTGGCCAACCCCACGACGCCGGCCTCGCACTTCCACCTGCTCCGCCGCCAGGCGTACAGCAGGCCACGCAAGCCGCTGATCATCTTCACCCCGAAGCAGCTCCTGCGCCTCAAGGCCGCCGCGTCCTCGGTGGAGGACTTCACCACGGGCACCTTCCGGCCGGTCATCCCCGAGCACGAGCAGCTGCAGGCGGACGCCGTCGAACGCGTGCTGCTGGTCTCCGGGCGGCTGTACTACGACCTGCTGTCCACCCGGCAGAAGACCGGCGACACCACGACGGCGATCGTCCGCGTCGAGCAGCTTTACCCGCTGCCGGCCGAGGAGATTGCCGCCGAGCTGGCCAAGTACCCGAACGCCGAAGTTGTCTGGGCGCAGGACGAGCCCGCCAACCAGGGACCGTGGCCGTTCATCGGCTTGAACCTGCCGGATGCGCTGGACCGCCGCGTGCGCCTGGTCTCCCGCCCCGCTTCGGCCTCCACCGCGGCCGGGTCGATGAAGCGCCACGCAGCCGAGCAGGACGCCCTGCTCAAGCAGGCTTTCGCACGTAAGTAG